The genomic window AGGGAGCCGGTTTTTCTGATGACAACAAAAGGTGTTTTAATTAGAATTATGAGATCTAAAAATAAACTCCAGTTTTCTATATAAAATGTGTCCAGCTTTATTTCTTCTTCATAGCTTAAATTGCTGCGTCCGGAAATTTGCGCCAAGCCGGTGATACCGGGTTTGATTTCTAAAACTATTTTATGCTTTCTTTCGTAATTTTCAACCTCCCGGGGCTGGTGCGGACGCGGGCCGACCAAACTCATTTCACCTTTGAACACATTAAAGAATTGTGGCAATTCGTCTATGCTCCAGCGGCGGATAAACCGGCCAAACGGAGTGACACGCGGGTCATTTTTGATTTTGTAAATCGGACCGTTTTTTATGCTTTGTTTTTTGATCAGTTCCTGTTCTTTGGCCAAAGCCACGGTGGAAGCTTTTTTGCCAAACTGAATGCCGTTTGAATCTTTTTGATACATTGATCGAAATTTTAGCGTGAAGAATTTTTTATCGGCTTTGCCGACTCTTTCATTTTTGTAAATCACCGGCCGGCCGGTTTCAATTAAAATTATTAAAGAGATAATTAAATAAATTGGAGAGAGGATAATTATAAAAAATATACTGCCGATAATATCTATTAGTCGTTTGAAAATTCTGCCCCAACCCGTCAGCCGCGTTAAGCGCAGTTCAATAATCGGAATGCCGGTGATGGTGGAAACGGCCATGTTGGTGGAAATGGTTGAAAACAAATCAGCTGAATATTTGAAAGCGATGTGATGTTCGTTGGCAAAATCAATTGCTTCCAACGCCTCTTTTTCATTAGCTTTCGGATCCGTAAAAATTATTTCGTCCGGTTTTAGTTTTAAAATTGTTGGTTCGCTGGCGACATCAAAACCATCGTAGGTGGCCACCACTTTATAGCCAAATGACTTGTTGAGTAGTGATTGCTTGATTTCCTGGCCGATAATTTCTTTGCCGATAATAATTGTGCGGCGTAGTCCTACGCCGGCTTTGTGTAGCCAGATTTTTAAACCGGCGGTGAGGATGCGCCCCAGTGACACAAAGATAATGGCTAAAATCCAACCGACCAAAACCAAAAATCTGGAATCAAATTTTTGCAAGGTGAAAAAAACATAAATGGTGATGCCGGCAAAACCGGTGGCGGTGGCCATGACCACTCGGGTGAGATCGCGGGCGAGCTTGCGGTTGGGGTTGGTGCTATATAACCCGGATAAAGCAAAAATAATAATCCAGGCCGCGGCTGTAAGCAAGACCAATGGCCAGTATCTTTGCCAGGAAAGATTAAACAAAACCGGCCGGATGGCTTTGGCAAAATCAGCAAAGCGAAGCGTGTAGGCAGTAAAGCCGGCCAGTATCAGCAGGGCAAAGTCAAGAGGAAGTTGGAGTAAGGTAAAAAAGAGTTCAAATTTTTTCATAGTTGTGGGCGCGGTGCGCTTAGGTTGAGTATATTTTACGCCAACTGCCCAACATTGACAAGAGAGCTGTTTTAGTGTTAATTTAACGTGCTGTGGCGAAACCATTCTGGCCAAGCCCGACAGCGTCTGTAAACACGGTCGTATAAAGGAGACAAAACATGGCGACCGCAAAACAGATTCCGTTTTTGATGGGAAGGTTGGTGGAGCATCAGTTTTACTTCTGTGCTTTGTCCACCGCAAGCGCCACGTGGGCGAGCCAAAACCCGAAAGACGCCATTGCCTTGTGCGTGGCGGCGATCGAGAATCGCCAAAAGGAGCGTCAGTCCGACCCGGCGCCTTCGCCACTCCTCACCTTGGTCGGTGCCGTCGTGATCTGGCTGGCCGTGAGGTTCGTTGCCAGTGAACACCTGGTGAAGAATACCGAGAAGAACGCGCCGGTGAAGATTTCCTACATCTTCGATAAGGTCACCGTGTGGTTCCAGGGCAAGATCGAGGAGCGGGTCGAGGGCGAGATGGCTCTGTGCTGCCATACCCTGAACTCCGACTCGGACGATAACCTCATCATCAACCAGCTCGGCGGCGAGACCAAGGCCGAGACCGCCCTTGCCGAGGTCTTTGCCTGCTTGGAGAAGCAACCCAACGGCGAGGATGGTGCGCTACTCACTAACGGCCACGCGAACATCTTCTATGTTCGCAACACCGAAGGTGTGTTGTGCGTGATCCAAGTGATCTGGCGCGGTGACGGTTGGACCTTCTACACCCGTTCGGTCGGTTCTCTGGACACATGTACCGAGGGCCGCCGGGTGTTCTCCCGCGCCGCATAGTTTGTTCCTTCCTTCCAAGCGCCCCGCCTGTCAGATGGTGGGGCATTTTTTTATCCAAATCTTGACAAAACCCCTCATTTGTGCTATAGTTAACCCATTCATAGCGGATGATCGAGCCGACTTAGTCGGCTAGGAAAGTCCGAACACCCAAGATGGCAGTGGGTAACGCCCACCGCTACGGTGGCAACGCCGTGGTTGGGAAAGTGGCACAGAGACAATTCTAACCCCGACAAGCTCGGGGTAAAAGGTGAAAAGTGTATGGGGGATTTGGTTCTCGAGACCAAAGCTACTATACTCGGCTGATAGCAATATCAGTTCGTGCTAAACCCTGCCTGGTGCAAGAGCAGCGTTTCGCGGCGCAAAACCGCGGTTCGAAAAGTTCGCTCGCTAGAACGCGTTAGCAATAACGCGTCCAGATAAATGATCGTCACCTCGCCCCATTTTTAAACAAAATGGTGCGGAGCACAAAATTCGGCTTATAGCTATGAATAAAAAAGACGACCCGCAAGGGCCGTCTTTTAATATATCCGCGGATTTATGATGTTCCCGGCGCCATCGTTGGTTGCTGTTGCATCATCGGCTGTTGTGGTTGTTGTGGCATGTATTGTTGC from Patescibacteria group bacterium includes these protein-coding regions:
- a CDS encoding sugar transferase, with the translated sequence MKKFELFFTLLQLPLDFALLILAGFTAYTLRFADFAKAIRPVLFNLSWQRYWPLVLLTAAAWIIIFALSGLYSTNPNRKLARDLTRVVMATATGFAGITIYVFFTLQKFDSRFLVLVGWILAIIFVSLGRILTAGLKIWLHKAGVGLRRTIIIGKEIIGQEIKQSLLNKSFGYKVVATYDGFDVASEPTILKLKPDEIIFTDPKANEKEALEAIDFANEHHIAFKYSADLFSTISTNMAVSTITGIPIIELRLTRLTGWGRIFKRLIDIIGSIFFIIILSPIYLIISLIILIETGRPVIYKNERVGKADKKFFTLKFRSMYQKDSNGIQFGKKASTVALAKEQELIKKQSIKNGPIYKIKNDPRVTPFGRFIRRWSIDELPQFFNVFKGEMSLVGPRPHQPREVENYERKHKIVLEIKPGITGLAQISGRSNLSYEEEIKLDTFYIENWSLFLDLIILIKTPFVVIRKTGSL